Proteins from a genomic interval of Denticeps clupeoides chromosome 20, fDenClu1.1, whole genome shotgun sequence:
- the esd gene encoding S-formylglutathione hydrolase, with the protein MALSQVSSNKCSGGYQKVFEHDSSELKCKMKFAIFLPPKAETSKCPVLYWLSGLTCTEQNFITKAGSQQAASEHGLIIVAPDTSPRGCNVEGEEESWDFGTGAGFYVNATQDPWKTNYRMYSYITEELPRLVNSNFPTDPERMSVSGHSMGGHGALICALKNPGKYKSVSAFAPICNPMQCAWGQKAFSGYLGEDKSTWEAYDATVLAASYSGPELDILIDQGRDDQFLSASQLLPDNLIAACSEKKIPVVFRLQQGYDHSYYFIFSFINEHIKHHAKYLNA; encoded by the exons ATGGCTCTGTCCCAGGTCTCCTCCAATAAATGCAGCGGCGGCTACCAGAAGGTGTTTGAACATGACAG TTCGGAGCTGAAGTGTAAAATGAAGTTTGCCATCTTTCTGCCCCCCAAAGCCGAGACCTCCAAGTGCCCCGTGTTGTACTGGCTTTCAg gTCTGACTTGTACAGAGCAGAACTTCATTACGAAAGCTGGAAGTCAGCAGGCCGCCTCCGAACATGGACTAATCATTGTTGCCCCGGATACCAGCCCAC GCGGCTGTAACGtcgagggggaggaggagagtTGGGATTTTGGTACAGGAGCTGGTTTCTATGTCAACGCCACTCAGGACCCTTGGAAGACCAACTACCGCATGTACTCCTACATCACAGAAGAG CTCCCGCGACTGGTAAATTCCAACTTCCCCACGGATCCAGAGCGCATGTCTGTTTCGGGACACTCCATGGGCGGCCATGGGGCACTCATCTGTGCCCTAAAGAATCCTGGGAAGTACAAG tctGTCTCTGCGTTTGCTCCCATCTGTAACCCGATGCAGTGTGCCTGGGGACAGAAGGCTTTTTCTGGCTACCTGGGAGAGGACAAGTCTACCTGGGAG GCCTATGATGCTACGGTGTTGGCGGCATCGTACTCCGGCCCCGAACTGGACATTCTGATTGATCAGGGCCGCGATGACCAGTTCCTGTCAGCCAGCCAACTGCTGCCGGATAACCTGATTGCCGCCTGTTCTGAGAAGAAGATCCCTGTAGTCTTCAGGCTCCAGCAG GGTTATGACCACAGTTACTActtcatcttctccttcatcaATGAGCACATCAAGCACCACGCCAAGTACTTGAATGCCTAA